A segment of the Panicum hallii strain FIL2 chromosome 1, PHallii_v3.1, whole genome shotgun sequence genome:
TTGGCTCTAGGCTGCCAATTGCATGTATTCTTGCCGTTCAGTTTAAACCTGAACGCGTTTTGTTGCTACGGTATCATGTGTAGCTGTCAATGTACCCTTATGTATAGTGTTTGGTAAGAGGAATACGCTCCTCAAGGCGTTTTATCGCAACAGTGTCACGTGTAGCCTAGACTGTCAGTTTAACCTTATGTGTAGTTGGCTGCTTGTGTATGTGTCGTACCCTGTTCTGTAAATGATTGTGAATGTTGAGACATTTCAATGCTGTTGAGCAAGCAGAAGCTGTAGCCCCACAAACCTTATTGATCCTTTCAATTCTTGTGTAGGGTTGACAGTGTTGGTGTTTATCTAAATTCTTTATCTGTGGCAGACTGGTCTCACGCATTTTGCCTGACTGCTCCGTGTCCAAATGCAAGTAGTATCATCTGTTCTAGTCTTCTAAATTACAGATTGCATCGTGCCGATTGATGAACACCAAGCACAGACATCATTTACAGGAAACCGTAGTGCTACCAGCTCAGTCGACTAGAAACATGCACTTAGTAGCTGTTCTAGTCTTCTAAATTACAGATTGCATCGTGCCGATTGATGAACACCAAGCACAGACATCATTTACAGGAAACCGTAGTGCTACCAGCTCAGTCGACTAGAAACATGCACTTAGTAGGCATGGTGAAGTTATACATGCACTGAACAAACACAATGGTCCATGCTCCATCGGGCCTTCAATCTCAAGTTCCAGAAATCTAACGCAGACTGTTCTGAGTCGATCAGGAGGGAGGTACAATCAACGCACACCAATGTTCCAAACTTTGCAGCAGCAACTTCGTAATGATGCCCAAAATACTACATCATCTAGCTGCTACAAGGAAGCTTCACCTTTCCCATTCAGAATCCGGGTGTGGACGCTCCACCCGGGGCTTGCTGCTAGTTAGGGGAGCTGGATGGTGCGTCAAGACCTGATCCCAGCCCATGATGTGTGGCAACGCAAACTGCACGAATACAAAGAAAGAGCAGTCAAAAGCATGAATAAACCATATGCAATATATACAATGAATGAAGAGGAGAATCAATAAATAACAGTGGCATGTGTACTAGTTTTAAGAGCGTTCTGACTTGTGTGCACCAAAGTGAAGTTCGAGATCTTAGAAAATGTATATGCCTGAACACACTACCTAGTCATGGGCTTCATGCTTTCATGGCACTACTGGTTGAGTAGGCAGGCAGATGATAATAGACATAAGCTATCATTTACAGGTGCAGATAAGAAAATGGATCCATGTAAACCGGCATGCCCTTTCTTCAATGAAGAGCTTTGACGGAAACATGACACCAAAATCTATTGATTCTTAGACGGAAACATGACACCAAAATCTATTGATTCTTAGTCATTTATTGGCATGGCCTAGCTTAATTGGACAGTGGCATAAACAAACTTTTTAATGGTTCATATAACTTTGATAGATTGCAAATGCAAATATTGCAACTTACACTCAGTGCTGTGCGCATCACTGCAAACTCAGCTTTTGTGATAGGGACTGAAAGGCGATCAGTAGTCTTCTGCAAGTTGTTCAGAACGGCTGCAAAAAAATTGTCACACATTTCCAATTAGAACCGATAAGTAGAGAAAGAAAGTTCTAACCAGATACGCAAGGGTACAGAGCAAATAAAAGAACAATGATGTCATAACGTAATGGTAAGTGGTAACTAGCCATAGCAGGAAATTCTGTCAAAATGCTAGCTATAGCAGGAAGCATTTCCTTTTTCATTTTAGGAAGCAGCTTCAACAGTGGCAAGCAAAACCCACAAATCCCAACTTAATATTTGATAAATGGGTAGTGCCTCAATAGTTTTCCTAAGCTTCTCAAACATAATTCCTTTTGGTTAAAGCTTTTAGGCTATGCTCAATATATATGGCGATATCAGGTATCTAACATCACAGAAATGGGCAGTTGAAAAATGCAATGTAAGAGTCACTTACTTATATTAACAAAGTAACCGCTATCACTGCCAAGGGGAGTAATCGACAGAGATTTTTTCACCTGTCCTTCATGACTTGAACACAAAAGGGTTGGTGTTAGAAGGCTAATATAAAAACACAGGTTACCTGTCTGATCACGCAATACTATCACAAACCTTGATTTCATGGACGGATCATGGAAAAACTCACAGGAGTCAGCAGGCCCAAGACTTATCAAGCTTCCAACTTCAGTAGGTGACAGAGCAAAAAGCTACATAATAGACGTTCCACGATCATAAAATTAAGGCACATGTGATTGGAATAAAGAGTAATAAGTCTTCATTAGAGTAGTTTTCTTCAACAGGAAATTTAATTTCACAAAACTAATAAAGAAAAATAATCTTACCTGTTTCTTTGTATAGTCATACTTCCTTTGTCCAACAGCAGGAAAGAATGTCAACATTACTGATCCATTTCTGTTCATCCGAGATCCTCCAGACTAATGAAACAAAGAAATTATGTTTTGAAGGAAGAACAATGTATGCCCAAAAAAACAAACAAGTAAAAGGAAACATACTTCCATTTTGCTGAAACTTGGCAGTATAGGATGAATAGAAAGTGCAGCCTTTCCCTTGAATACAGTATAGCTTGCAAATTTTTTACCAGACAGGTTCTCTgcacaaagggattaagcaggcATCTTATCATGCAAGCAATATCGATACTAGCACTCAGCATGCAGAAGGCTGATTTATAACTAGTGACAAAGGTTTCACCATCAAGATTTCCTGCTGAAGTTGAGACAGCTTGTTGGAATGTCAACGAACCACTCCAAAGAGGTTCTTTTAGATCAAAACCTCTCCTGCGAAAGGAAAACAGGTTTTAATAACTTACAATAGTAACTTAGCTTCGCATCTACCAATATATTGAAGACAACAGTAGGCTCAAATGTTGAATTAAGTCAAGCAGGGAAAAGGGTTGCAGAAACATACAGCAGCAAAGGAATGGCTTGAATATGGCATTAGGATTCAGtgattttgttttaattaagaACTTTGCATAATGTTGACCACCGACCACATCCATTGATACTTGATAAATTAAAATGGGAACTACACGAACATATGAAAAGCAGAAGAATAATAGAAATGATCATCCACATACAAACAGCTAATTTGCAGCAAGACTTTTGTTCTCATGATCACGCAACAACATTAATTTCGACCCTCAATATATTCTTAATAGTTTTAAGTTTGTTCATAATGATTTCTCTGACAAGGTCCATTCTTCATCCAATGCATTAGGCACACAAAACAAATGACACATTAGCACTTCAGGCAAACTGATTTACACAGGAGACAAGATATCTCAGCACTCAGGACAATCACATTCAGAAAACCAAATAATATTGATGTCTGTGTTAAGTAACAGTACAATTATAAAACGTAACTCCAGTTGCTAGTACTTAAGGTGCAAATAAGTAATGAGCCGCTATACATCGCTGCGCAATGTCATGAAGGAAAGTGCGGCTCAGGCTCAGCATGGGGAGGAGAAAATCCCTCTTTCCACAGCGAGAACTCCATCTACTACAACAAACATCATTAGTGGAAGCGAGGACAAAAGGAAACGCACCTGTACATAAACCCTACCCCTAAACCCCCCTAAAACCCCGGTCACTCTAACTACAACAGCAGGCACAGAACGCGCCCGGCCACACCTGATCAACGAGCCCGCTGGCGCTGAGAACACCAAGCATCACGCCCCGCAATAACGCACCCGGATACAGGAATGgcactgcggcggcggcggcgagggtccGCTCCGGGAAGCGGGGGATGGGGGGAGAgaaagggttagggtttcgggtCGCGGCTCACCTGGAGGCGGGGGGGAGGAAGCGGGAGAGCCGCAGCATCGTCTCGTCGCCTTGGTggtcgcggcggcggaggggagcagAGCGAGCGCCGGAGAATGGGGGAGTGAGCGAGTTTCGTCTCACTGCGGCGGCAGGCCAAGGCGCGGCGTCTGTCTCGGGGACCGTGTAGCAGTGGCGACGTCTTTACGGGCCGAAACCTCAAGGTGGGCTGCCGTTGCCACTCTAAAGCCCAAAAACTAGCCTCTTAGTCTAATGCTGGGAAAAATTCTTTTTACCTTCTGAACTTTAGGATTAATCCGCATTTTCTCCCTTAACAATAAAACTATTTACCTGAACTTCTTAAACTCACCATGCCGGACACATATCTGTCTGGATTCTCTTAGCGGTTTCTCTcattttttatatttattttagctGTATCTTTCAAATATCATAGTAAatcaaaaaaaattataaaattgaAAATACAATTTTTTGGACTCCACATTAGCAGATCTATGCAGTGAACATATTATATAATATAATttaataaaaaaaattattgtacttttagatatatagtTTTCTATAATTAATTCATAACTACAGTTTTCGTGATCCAATTATAGTTAAATTTTTATAAGGGGCTAATCATTATATTCTTGAGCTGTACTAAAATTTTCATATTTATTGAATCATGTACGCTTGAGCAACTAAATTCCAAGCTATATCAGAGACTCTTCAGTTTCTCAAGCATACATGATTCAATgagtatgaaatttttactatagcttAAACATATAATTATTAGcccatcataaaaatttcaccATAATTGGACCATGGAACTGTAGCTATGaattaattatagaaaattatatatctaaaagtacaataaatttttttactaaattatatcatatcatatgttcacTGCATGTATTTACTGATATGTTCACTGCATATATCTTCTCATGTGGAGTCCAATAAAATTGAATTTTCTATTTTATGATTCTTTGTAATTTGCTATCATTTTTTAAAGATTCAGCCATaataaacataaaataaaaggagAGAAACCAGGCAAAGAGAAACACGGATTCGTCCCAAAATTCATGGAGGTAAAAGAAAACTTTTTTTTCTTAGTTCTGCATAATTAGACCCCATTTGAACATTTTAAAGAATCAGCGCATGTCGCCCGAACAAAGGCCAGTCATAATTAGACCCGATGGGAACAAAGGCAATAATCCGTAGTCCAGTTCCTTTTCTTTTGCCCTGGCTCGATAGAACGCTTGCTTACCCCTGGCAATCTGAGCAGGACCACTGCTGCACCGCTCTTTCAAAATCCTCGAGGGGAtcatcgtgaaataaaatggaaaaagaaaaagggcaaTTTCTTTTCATGCCAGGCACCACAATTTGGTTTATTCGAGGGGAGAAAATCGTTGGGCCACAGTACATGTGATGTGAGAGCTCGATTTGTTCGTCATTGAGACGCTCCATCAGTCATGGCCTCTTGCTCCCCTGATTCTCAATTGTGCGAGTCCGATCCCTTGcattcccctttcttcttcgagGACATCCGCAACTCCCATTTGCTTGGACGAGACTAGGGCACGATGGATTTTACAGATGGTCACACGCATTAACATTTGTTTGCGCATCATGCATCACAAAAATGGAGCAGGAGACTAGTTCACTAGACGGGGAGGAGAGAACGAAGGGGGCAAGTGGCTAGCTTAGTTGGATTTCTTGGCTGGCGGGCCGCAGAAGGCCTCCCGgttggcggcgccgccgccgcggacgaGGAAGTGCCCGAGCGACGGCGTGGTGGTCCCCGTCACCCGGTTCTCCTCGCACAGGAACTCCCGCCCGCACGCGCGCTCCACCTCCCGCTCGTAGTCGTGCACCAGCACCTCCGTCTCCGCGCCCTTGGTCCGCGCCATCACCGCCGCCGAGTAGATCGCCGACATCCTCCCCGGCGACCCCTCCGTGAACCTTCACATCATAATCAATTAGCTTGTCAATTGGCTTGCTTACCGATCCAAGAAACTATGGACGACGCACGCGACACGCGTGGCGCATCGCTGGCTCGTACCCGCGCGGGCCGTCGACGAGGATGATGTCCCAGGcgacgtcgtagagctggttgGGGAGGTCGTTGATGGCGAGGCGGCACTCGGAGAAGAGCAGGTTCTGGACGGGGCGGCactcggcggcgcgcgcggcgcgggcggcgtcgAGGAGGTCGGGGAGCTCGCGCACCGCCGTGGCGTAGGCCACGTCGTAGGCCTCCAGCCCCGGGTGCTTGCCCTCCAGGTGCGCCACGTAGTAGGGGTTCTCGTCCAGGAACACGGTGCGCCCGCCGTGGTTCAGCGCCCGCCACAGCGGCGTCTCCGCGCCCAGCCCGAACACCAGCATGTTGCACggcgcgcgccgccgcagcaCCGACGCGATCGCGCGCACGTCCGGCTCCGGCATGCACCCCGACGagttccccgccgccgccgcgtactGCACCAGCGCGTCGAACACGTACAGCGGCAGGCCAGCCTCCGCGACggcggcgcctcctccgccgccgccgcccgaagccgcggcggcggtgacCGTGAACAGCGTCGCCTGGTacgccgccgcggccgaggCGCGCGCCGTGGAGAACACGGTGAGGAGGGACACACAGGTGAACAGGGCCAGGAAGATCACCAGCCACAGGCACCGGGACCAGCCAAGAAACGACATGGGGGATGTCGGCGCCACGGCGTTCGCCACCTTGTTCGAGGACGTGTGCACGACGAGCAGCCTCGGCCCGGCCATTGCCTtcatttcttcctcctcctctggctCTGTGTGCTTGTGTTGTGTCTGGAGTGAAGGCTAATAAGGTTTAGTAGATGAGGGTGGTGTGCGGATGGAATGTTCGCTCACACTGACATTGAGAGATCAGAGTTGGCAAGGAAGAAAGGAATGGAGGTTGGGATGGGATTGGGGGTTGGGGTAGACAGCAGGCCAAAGCTAGCTGAATTAAGCAAAGTTAAATAAGCGTATGTTGGATTAGTAGTTGGCATGTTTGGCAGGAAAGCAAGCTCGGTTAAAAATTGCTTGAGGGTTGCAACCTGCATGCTTTGCTTCAGAATGGCTCAAATTTGGGTAGGTTTTGATGGCACTCTTTGATTTTGACACCAAATCTTTCTTATAAAATAGGCTATACGATGTCTTGTTTTAACCACTTTTTAGAAATGAAAATGTACACAAAGACCGCATTGAATGTGTACTTCTTTTTTTTGCCAGATATTCTGTTAAATtaaatgaaaatatttttaagttcCTACTATTGAAATTTCTGAGTACCAAAAAGGCCCATTAAAATGGGAATGAGCTGAATATGGATATTCCCTGAACAACCTAGTCATGATACTTTCTTAGAAAGAGTGAGGAATATGGTTTTGGGTGTGAAACACACAATGCCAAATCTGCCATTACCTGATGATAGAAGAGCATCATTAACTGCTCGAAAAGCTACAGAAGATGACACCTGGTTTTAGGAGGACAACCAGCAGCTTTCTGGCCATCACCAGTCACATGAAACAACAGCAGCCAACACAGCATATCAGGTTTGGTGAGAAGAAAATGTTGATGAAAAGGAGACTGAAAATTCCTCTGGCTGATCGCAAGATGCTATCAGCAAACACTTGGAATGTAAGCCACGGGCGTGCCAGGAGCTAAAGTCTTGCAGATAGGAGGTGGCTGTCAGTCTGTATCTCTCCGTTGCCTTCAAGTAAAGCCTTGGCAAAACCGGGCATGAAACACGCATTGCCCAACCCTTGTGCTGTCCAGAAGGACCAGAACAATTTCATATCTACAGGAGGTAACTCGAAGTCACAACATAAAGTTGTTCACGTCGGTGACAATATCATATGAGCATGGGTTGATCATCCAGACAAAAGATTAGTTGCTCAAGAGATGCTAAAACATAAAGTGAAAACGAACTTTATAGGAATAGCAGGCAGGGATGGCAATGCTCCATCTCCTTTGCATATTTCTCATAAATACAACTGGTGCACCCAGTTTAACATCTGCGGTGTCCAAGCCAACCGCAAGAAAATTGTTTTGCCACATTCAACTATTGGAATTTGATGACCAAGCCAAACATCTCAACAATTTCCAATTTCCATCAGCAGAAAAGCACAAACACAATACAGGGGATTGAGATGGAAACTTATAGTTCATAACATTTGCCGTTAGGCGTTGGCAATGCATTAGCTTCAACGAACAGAAGATGCATCTCTGGCATCCCTGCAGTAAAGAAGCGATACTCGGAAGAGAACCAAGTTTTTACAAAATCTCACGGGTATCATGATCATCGCCAGGTGTGACCAAAGATATAATACAGCAAGATGTCAGCAGGATCATGCAGTACCGCACCAGTAGGCCAAGTGCTCATCCTTGCGAGATGTGCTATAGAGCCCACCACATTTCAGGCAAATGAAGCTGCTTCCATCGGCAAATGCATCCAGGATGATCTGCTTCCTTCCACTCACGGAAAGAATGCAGGTCTCATCAGAATTCAGCATATCGACAGGGTCTGACCCAGGTCCTTGTCGTGGGTTAGCATTTGTTGACTGTGCCTCTGCTATGGCACATTGGGCAAGCAAAGAGGCAAGCTCATCAACACTAGGACTGGCCTGCAATCTCTGTGCGTAGAGTTCCCGCGCACGGTTCATAGTCTGGATGAGAGCTTGTTCACCACCTTGTGATCTTATGGCTAGGAGAACCTGCATAATTCCATAAGTTCAGAATCAATAACACATAGAAATGAGCCTTCATAAGTTCAGAATCAATAACACATAGAAATGAGCCTTCATGAAACAAGATAAATGAGTTAGACAAGGTAAGATTTGAAAGCTAAATTAAGTACCACATGACCCATCATAATCATCATCATGAAAAGCAACAGTATCAATAAGCCTTATTGGGATATGTAAGAATATCAAAACAAACATCTTCCATAAAATCAAAAAAGAAATTAtgcattcaaatacaagcagAATGCTCGTGCCAAATTGCCAGTGTTTGATTCATTGCCAGAATGAGACCTACGAAGTTATTATGGGATATAATTATATCACCACAAGCATTGGATCTCACAGGCGACGGCTAGGGGCATAATCTTATATCGCCAAACTCTTGTTCTGAAAATCAGTTCCGCTTAATACACGCATAGCTAGGGTGCAGGCAGGAAGCACTAATGACATACTGCAGTGTCCCAATTAGGAAGATGCTCACAAAGGTTGAGCATTTTCATTTGACCCATGTGATACATCAGGTAGGATGCTATAGATGTCCAATGCAAACAAGATATGGAAATTCCAAGTTTCCAACACCGCTGAATGACAATACATATGTAGTGAGATTTGGTTAGTCCAATATTGAAATTAGCACCTTAAGACTTGAATAGTTTTATCAGGGTACCAAACACTAACTTATCCGGTATGACTTTCTTCCTGTTCAACTTTTTCCATCTAGATCTTCTAGTTTTACTAATTCCCAGCTATACAAGGTCTTGATGGTCATTTTCAACAGGCCAAATCGTAAATGGTTGACATGGACTGGGAAATAAACATTATCGAATTCGAATGTACTCTGCCCATATGAGTAGGGCGCCACCAGTTTTGCAAATAATATACGTGCATCAAAGCTGACATTGGGTTTAGCTCAAACTCAAGCACATGTAAGCATTTTATCTAAAACAAAATGGTCTCATGAGATGGTAATAATTTGGTCAACAGAAACATAACATTAGCTGAACTTGAAAAATTCACTACATGACAGAAGCAACGCATGTTCCTCAAGCTCAATACAACCTGGCTGCTTGAGCTGAAATTGCACATCCCGACTTTGGGAATACTCAGACAAATCACAGTCTAGAACTCTCCATCATAAACAACATTAATAGTTTAACTACTTCTCCAGATAAAATGCGCACCATACTGAAGGCTCGGAAGAATCATTAAAATTCCACAGTACTTTCGAAAAGGAAGATAATCAATCTCCATGTTGATagaggggaaaaggaaaagtgGATTTTGATGACATGCCACTACCCTAAATCAAGTTTCAGAAATACTGAACATGAGACCATACTTCAGTGAGGTACGGGAGTGACAATGTCTCATCCTAACTTTCAAGGGGTGTCATATCCTCAAAAGTCCGGAAAGTAAATACAGAGTATGCATAGTGTATGGATATAATTAACTACAGTAATTCATAGGGTAAACACAAAGTGCATAGTCGGATATTCTATGGATAGAATTAACTACAGTAATTCATATGGAATTCATAAACATGAAATTTTACAGTGGTGCGAGAGAAGGTAAGGCAACTTTCCGCTTCACACAGGATCGATTAAATGTTACTCCTTTACAAATTTCTCTTTTAGGTTTCGCCTCTACATAGCTTAGCCTAGCACCAAGCAACAATGACTATATGTAAAGCCATACGGATAGTCGGATTACTGATTATAGTCACCACATTTTTCCTGACAATTCACTCTCTAGATTGGAAGCAAAATAGGGAAACAAACTCTAATAGAAATGACATAGTGGAGATGAAAATTGTATTGAAACTGACCATTGGCCCTAACTATCAATGCATACAATACCAACAGAGCTAAGCATTCGATAAATGCGGCCTAATCAGCTGGTGTCATCAAATCATCAGAATCAACAGTATAGCAAAGGAATCTGATAGAATGATAAGGATCATTTCGATAGCTTTTCACTACACTGCATATGTTTGTCCAGAACATATGCAGTGTTTACTCACTGTTGTCCAGAAAACTCATTTGTGAACCGAACATTGAAACAGTGAGAGTTTTGTCTGTGAAGAACACAAACAATCAGCATACCGGATGTACAGATTCTGGAACCAAGCGTATTTGGACGAAATATTTCGACAAGCATAAATTACAAGAGCTAAACATGAAATGGCTAAGGAGTGTTTAAGATGTGTGCATAAATCCactctttctcttcttcctcttcttgaaAACCAGAGGACTACTCCTTTTTGCTTGCCTAAGAAACAGGTAGACAGTAAACGAAGGGGATAGCTGCAAAAGCATCAAGGCACCCAAGCACCTAACCAGAATCCTCTAGAACGAATCATACCTAACCAATCCCAAACCCTAAGGCCTAGAACGGATCGCACCTAAACCCCCTTTGCTCCCTCCGGGCAAAACCTCGGGCCGGATGGCAACATGGAGGGAACGACCCTAACCGAGATCGAACTGGGGGAAGCCCACCGCGAATCCGCGATCGCCTAACCGAGCGATCGCTCGCCCTCCGATCCGATGGGTAGCATACAAGACGCGAACCCAGAGAATTCCCCATCCCGTCGCCTCGGGGACGGTGGGAACGAACGCCACACGCAGCACGCGAAATGGGGGCGG
Coding sequences within it:
- the LOC112878789 gene encoding single-stranded DNA-binding protein WHY2, mitochondrial produces the protein MLRLSRFLPPASRRGFDLKEPLWSGSLTFQQAVSTSAGNLDENLSGKKFASYTVFKGKAALSIHPILPSFSKMESGGSRMNRNGSVMLTFFPAVGQRKYDYTKKQLFALSPTEVGSLISLGPADSCEFFHDPSMKSSHEGQVKKSLSITPLGSDSGYFVNITVLNNLQKTTDRLSVPITKAEFAVMRTALSFALPHIMGWDQVLTHHPAPLTSSKPRVERPHPDSEWER
- the LOC112872654 gene encoding protein IRREGULAR XYLEM 15-like, which produces MMLFYHQTQHKHTEPEEEEEMKAMAGPRLLVVHTSSNKVANAVAPTSPMSFLGWSRCLWLVIFLALFTCVSLLTVFSTARASAAAAYQATLFTVTAAAASGGGGGGGAAVAEAGLPLYVFDALVQYAAAAGNSSGCMPEPDVRAIASVLRRRAPCNMLVFGLGAETPLWRALNHGGRTVFLDENPYYVAHLEGKHPGLEAYDVAYATAVRELPDLLDAARAARAAECRPVQNLLFSECRLAINDLPNQLYDVAWDIILVDGPRGFTEGSPGRMSAIYSAAVMARTKGAETEVLVHDYEREVERACGREFLCEENRVTGTTTPSLGHFLVRGGGAANREAFCGPPAKKSN
- the LOC112890853 gene encoding uncharacterized protein LOC112890853 encodes the protein MDPPDVEMEPAPEAPAQHPVPAPAPAAAGEGWSMLSRARALLEEGKPSLALQAVLLAIRSQGGEQALIQTMNRARELYAQRLQASPSVDELASLLAQCAIAEAQSTNANPRQGPGSDPVDMLNSDETCILSVSGRKQIILDAFADGSSFICLKCGGLYSTSRKDEHLAYWCGTA